From the genome of Mycobacterium dioxanotrophicus, one region includes:
- the ramB gene encoding acetate metabolism transcriptional regulator RamB, whose protein sequence is MAKTFVGSRVRQLRSERGFSQAALAQMLDISPSYLNQIEHDVRPLTVAVLLRITEVFGVDATFFASHDDTRLVAELREVTMDRDLGIDVDVAEVADIVNTHPTLARAMVNLHQRYRLTTTQLAAVTEGRYSDSSGTGAITMPHEEVRDFFYQRQNYLHELDTAAEDFTIRMRMHRAELSRELSERLTMVHGVRIIRRIDLGDNVMHRYDPQTKTLEIGGHLSSGQYVFKLAAELAYLEFGDLIDAQVTEGKFTSDESRTLARLGLANYFAAATVLPYRQFHDVAENFRYDVERLSAFYSVSYETVAHRLSTLQRPSMRGVPLSFVRVDRAGNMSKRQSATGFHFSSSGGTCPLWNVYETFGNPGKILVQVAQMPDGRNYMWVARTVERRASRYGQPGKTFAIGLGCELRHANRLVYSDGLDVSGEVSTPIGSGCRVCERDNCPQRAFPALGRALDIDEHRSTVSPYLVKKS, encoded by the coding sequence GTGGCAAAAACCTTCGTCGGCTCGCGGGTGCGGCAACTGCGCAGCGAGCGCGGTTTCAGCCAGGCCGCGCTGGCGCAGATGCTCGACATCTCCCCCAGCTATCTCAACCAGATCGAGCATGACGTGCGGCCGCTGACGGTGGCGGTGTTGCTGCGCATCACCGAGGTGTTCGGCGTGGACGCCACGTTCTTCGCATCGCACGACGACACCCGGCTGGTCGCCGAACTGCGCGAGGTGACGATGGACCGCGACCTCGGCATCGATGTGGACGTCGCCGAAGTCGCCGACATCGTCAACACCCACCCGACGCTGGCCCGGGCGATGGTCAATCTGCACCAGCGCTATCGCCTCACCACGACGCAACTGGCCGCCGTCACCGAGGGCCGGTACTCCGACAGCAGCGGCACCGGCGCGATCACCATGCCCCACGAGGAAGTTCGCGACTTCTTCTACCAGCGGCAGAACTACCTGCACGAACTCGACACCGCCGCAGAAGACTTCACCATCCGGATGCGCATGCACCGGGCCGAGCTCTCGCGCGAGCTCTCCGAGCGACTCACCATGGTGCACGGCGTGCGCATCATCAGGCGAATCGACCTCGGCGACAACGTGATGCACCGCTACGATCCGCAGACCAAGACCCTCGAGATCGGTGGGCATCTCTCGTCGGGGCAGTACGTGTTCAAGCTCGCCGCCGAGCTGGCCTATTTGGAGTTCGGGGATCTGATCGACGCGCAGGTCACCGAAGGCAAGTTCACCAGCGACGAGTCCCGCACGCTCGCCCGGCTGGGGCTGGCCAACTACTTCGCGGCCGCCACCGTGCTGCCCTACCGGCAGTTCCACGATGTCGCCGAGAACTTCCGCTATGACGTCGAGCGCCTCTCGGCGTTCTACTCGGTGAGTTACGAGACGGTGGCCCACCGTCTTTCGACGTTGCAACGACCGTCGATGCGAGGCGTACCACTGTCGTTCGTCCGCGTCGACCGGGCAGGCAACATGTCAAAACGCCAGTCCGCCACCGGTTTTCACTTCTCCTCGTCGGGTGGCACCTGCCCGTTGTGGAATGTCTACGAGACGTTCGGCAATCCGGGCAAGATCCTGGTGCAGGTCGCCCAGATGCCCGACGGACGCAACTACATGTGGGTCGCCCGCACCGTGGAGCGTCGCGCGTCGCGATATGGCCAGCCCGGCAAGACTTTCGCGATCGGCCTCGGATGCGAACTGCGCCACGCCAACCGGCTGGTCTACTCCGACGGCCTGGACGTCTCCGGCGAGGTCAGCACACCCATCGGATCCGGATGCCGGGTGTGCGAACGCGACAACTGCCCGCAGCGCGCGTTCCCCGCGCTCGGCAGGGCCCTGGACATCGACGAACACCGCTCCACGGTGTCGCCGTATCTCGTCAAGAAGTCCTGA
- a CDS encoding cyclopropane mycolic acid synthase family methyltransferase: MSQADSDLAPYYEESQSIYDISNEFFALWLGPTMGYTCGYYEREDMTLDESQNAKFDLALGKLDLKPGMTLLDIGCGWGGALERAVTKFDVNVIGITLSKAQSEWARERLAKIDTNRTVDIRLQGWEEFDEPVDRIVSIGAFEAFKAERYPIFFERAYSILPENGGRMLLHTILAHTQQFFRENGIKLTISDLKFMKFIGEEIFPGGQLPAVEDIEKLAADSGFTLERTHLLRPHYARTLDMWAANLEAAKDEAIAMQGQEVYDRYMKYLTGCADFFRRGITNIGQFTLVK; the protein is encoded by the coding sequence ATGTCACAAGCCGATTCCGATCTTGCTCCGTACTACGAGGAGTCGCAGTCGATCTACGACATCTCCAACGAGTTCTTCGCCCTGTGGCTCGGGCCGACCATGGGTTACACCTGCGGTTACTACGAGCGCGAGGACATGACGCTCGATGAGTCGCAGAACGCCAAGTTCGACCTCGCACTGGGCAAGCTCGACCTGAAGCCGGGCATGACCCTCCTCGATATCGGCTGCGGCTGGGGCGGTGCGCTGGAGCGCGCCGTGACCAAATTTGACGTCAACGTCATTGGTATCACGTTGAGCAAGGCGCAGTCGGAGTGGGCCCGGGAGCGCCTGGCCAAGATCGACACCAACCGCACCGTCGACATCCGGCTGCAGGGCTGGGAAGAGTTCGACGAGCCCGTCGACCGCATCGTCTCTATCGGCGCGTTCGAGGCCTTCAAGGCCGAGCGTTACCCGATCTTCTTCGAGCGCGCCTACAGCATCCTGCCGGAGAACGGTGGCCGGATGCTGCTGCACACGATCCTGGCGCACACCCAGCAGTTCTTCCGTGAGAACGGCATCAAGCTCACCATCAGCGACCTGAAGTTCATGAAGTTCATCGGCGAGGAGATCTTCCCCGGTGGGCAGCTGCCTGCGGTCGAGGACATCGAGAAGCTCGCCGCGGACTCGGGCTTCACCCTGGAGCGCACCCACCTGCTGCGGCCGCACTACGCGCGCACGCTGGACATGTGGGCGGCGAACCTGGAGGCGGCCAAGGACGAGGCCATCGCCATGCAGGGCCAGGAGGTCTACGACCGGTACATGAAGTACCTGACCGGTTGCGCCGACTTCTTCCGTCGCGGCATCACCAACATCGGGCAGTTCACGCTCGTCAAGTAG
- the aceA gene encoding isocitrate lyase, whose product MSTVGTPKSPEQIQHDWDHNPRWKGITRTYTPEDVVALQGHVVEEATLARRGAEVLWDQLHNMDFVNALGALTGNMAVQQVRAGLKAIYLSGWQVAGDANLSGHTYPDQSLYPANSVPQVVRRINNALLRADEIAKVEGDTSVENWLAPIVADGEAGFGGALNVYELQKAMIAAGVAGSHWEDQLASEKKCGHLGGKVLIPTQQHIRTLTSARLAADVADVPTVVIARTDAEAATLITSDVDERDRPFITGERTAEGFYRVKNGLEPCIARAKAYAPYSDLIWMETGTPDLELAKKFAEGVKSEFPDQMLAYNCSPSFNWRKHLDDATIAKFQKELGAMGFKFQFITLAGFHALNYSMFDLAHGYARNQMTAYVELQEREFAAEERGYTATKHQREVGAGYFDRIATTVDPTSSTTALAGSTEEGQFH is encoded by the coding sequence ATGTCGACCGTGGGCACCCCCAAGTCACCGGAACAGATCCAGCACGACTGGGATCACAACCCCCGCTGGAAGGGCATCACCCGCACCTACACCCCGGAAGACGTCGTCGCGCTGCAGGGCCACGTCGTCGAGGAGGCCACCCTGGCCCGCCGTGGCGCCGAGGTGCTCTGGGACCAGCTCCACAACATGGACTTCGTCAACGCGCTCGGCGCGCTGACCGGCAACATGGCCGTGCAGCAGGTGCGCGCCGGCCTCAAGGCCATCTACCTGTCGGGTTGGCAGGTCGCCGGTGACGCCAACCTCTCCGGCCACACCTACCCCGACCAGAGCCTCTACCCGGCCAACTCGGTGCCGCAGGTCGTCCGCCGCATCAACAACGCGCTGCTGCGCGCCGACGAGATCGCCAAGGTCGAGGGCGACACCTCCGTCGAGAACTGGCTCGCCCCGATCGTCGCCGACGGTGAGGCCGGCTTCGGTGGTGCGCTCAACGTCTATGAGCTGCAGAAGGCCATGATCGCCGCCGGTGTCGCCGGTTCGCACTGGGAAGACCAGCTCGCCTCGGAGAAGAAGTGTGGCCACCTCGGTGGCAAGGTGCTGATCCCCACCCAGCAGCACATCCGCACCCTGACCTCGGCTCGCCTGGCCGCCGACGTCGCCGACGTGCCGACCGTCGTCATCGCCCGTACCGACGCCGAGGCCGCCACCCTGATCACCAGCGACGTCGACGAGCGCGACCGCCCCTTCATCACCGGTGAGCGCACCGCCGAGGGCTTCTACCGCGTCAAGAACGGCCTGGAGCCCTGCATCGCCCGCGCCAAGGCCTACGCGCCCTACTCCGACCTCATCTGGATGGAGACCGGCACCCCGGACCTGGAGCTCGCCAAGAAGTTCGCCGAGGGCGTCAAGAGCGAATTCCCCGACCAGATGCTGGCCTACAACTGCTCGCCGTCGTTCAACTGGCGCAAGCACCTGGACGACGCGACCATCGCGAAGTTCCAGAAGGAGCTCGGCGCGATGGGCTTCAAGTTCCAGTTCATCACGCTGGCCGGCTTCCACGCGCTGAACTACTCGATGTTCGATCTGGCCCACGGCTACGCTCGCAACCAGATGACCGCCTACGTCGAGCTGCAGGAGCGAGAGTTCGCCGCCGAGGAGCGTGGCTACACCGCGACCAAGCACCAGCGCGAGGTCGGCGCCGGTTACTTCGACCGGATCGCCACCACCGTGGACCCGACCAGCTCGACCACCGCGCTCGCGGGCTCGACCGAAGAGGGTCAGTTCCACTGA
- a CDS encoding carboxymuconolactone decarboxylase family protein, whose protein sequence is MSTLEPARIAPGGFRELGPINWVIAKAGARAIRAPRFTLFNVLGQHKLLFLAWLPSAGLLLGPLGKLPRKDAELVILRVAHLRDCEYELQQHRRLARSRGVDRETQARIFEGPDAAGLTDRQRVLITATDEFVVTRSMSSETWAALSAFLNRTQLIEFCMLAGQYDALAATMATLRIPLDFPD, encoded by the coding sequence GTGAGCACACTTGAGCCTGCCCGCATCGCACCGGGGGGATTCCGGGAGCTGGGGCCGATCAACTGGGTCATCGCCAAGGCAGGAGCGCGGGCCATCCGGGCGCCGCGGTTCACTCTCTTCAATGTGCTGGGTCAGCACAAGCTGCTGTTCCTGGCGTGGCTGCCGTCGGCCGGCCTGCTGCTCGGACCGCTCGGCAAGCTGCCCCGCAAGGATGCCGAACTGGTGATCCTGCGCGTCGCGCACCTGCGCGACTGTGAGTACGAGCTGCAGCAGCACCGGCGGCTGGCCCGCAGCCGCGGGGTGGACCGCGAAACCCAGGCCCGCATCTTCGAGGGTCCCGACGCCGCCGGGCTCACCGACCGGCAACGCGTCCTGATCACCGCTACCGACGAATTCGTCGTCACCCGCTCGATGTCATCGGAGACCTGGGCCGCGCTCTCCGCGTTCCTCAACCGCACCCAGCTCATCGAATTCTGCATGCTGGCAGGACAATACGACGCGCTGGCCGCGACGATGGCGACCCTGCGGATCCCGCTGGACTTCCCGGACTGA
- a CDS encoding endonuclease domain-containing protein has protein sequence MGDIIVGSEALAAGAVTRYALRTGYRKLYQNIYIPKDSVPDASSRAVAAWLWSGRSATLAGYSAAAVLGSHWLPDDAPAELARVRQPSPPGILVHTGAIADDEVDIVDGMTCTSVARTCYDIGRRRPLDTAIIQIDALLNVTNVGVVRVKSIAERYPGARGIRRLRSALDLADAGAESPQETRLRLLLVRGGVPRPVTQIPVADGRGRVRRRIDMGWPEWTVGVEYDGGQHWTNPEDHENDIVRLEFLASRGWTIVRVSARQLRYRGPEIIARTWDALYRAGYPR, from the coding sequence GTGGGGGACATCATCGTGGGGAGCGAGGCGCTCGCCGCCGGCGCAGTGACCCGCTACGCGCTTCGGACCGGCTATCGCAAGCTTTACCAAAACATCTACATACCAAAAGATTCCGTGCCCGACGCGTCGTCGAGGGCAGTTGCCGCGTGGCTGTGGTCCGGCCGCAGCGCAACCCTGGCCGGGTACTCCGCGGCCGCAGTGCTCGGCAGCCATTGGCTACCCGACGATGCGCCCGCGGAGCTTGCCCGCGTCCGTCAACCATCTCCCCCGGGCATCCTCGTCCACACCGGTGCTATCGCCGACGATGAAGTCGACATCGTCGACGGCATGACCTGCACCAGCGTCGCCCGCACCTGCTACGACATCGGGCGGCGCCGACCACTAGACACTGCGATCATCCAGATCGATGCGCTGCTCAACGTGACCAACGTGGGGGTGGTGCGGGTCAAGAGCATCGCCGAGCGCTACCCGGGCGCCCGCGGCATCCGGCGGCTGCGGAGCGCACTCGATCTGGCCGACGCCGGAGCCGAATCCCCGCAGGAGACCCGGCTGCGGCTACTGCTCGTCCGCGGCGGAGTCCCCCGTCCCGTCACTCAGATCCCGGTTGCCGACGGGCGGGGCCGGGTGCGCCGGCGGATCGACATGGGCTGGCCCGAATGGACGGTCGGCGTCGAGTACGACGGAGGACAACACTGGACGAACCCCGAGGACCATGAGAACGACATCGTCCGGCTGGAATTTCTGGCCTCGCGCGGCTGGACGATCGTGCGGGTGAGCGCCCGGCAACTGCGATATCGGGGCCCGGAGATCATCGCCCGTACCTGGGATGCGCTGTATCGGGCGGGATATCCCCGCTGA
- a CDS encoding TetR/AcrR family transcriptional regulator: protein MAQQTPPATVKTDGRKRRWHQHKVERRNELVDGTLEAIRRLGSNVSMDEIAAEIGVSKTVLYRYFVDKNDLTTAVMMRFAQTTLIPNMAAALTSNLDGFDLTREIIKVYVETVAAEPEPYQFVMTSNSASKSKAVADSEQIIARMLAVMLRRRMADVGMDTGGAEAWAFHTVGGVQLATHSWMSNPRMTSDELIDYLTMLSWNALCGIVEVGGSLEKFNSQPHPSPVLPP from the coding sequence GTGGCACAGCAGACTCCGCCGGCGACGGTGAAGACCGATGGGCGAAAGCGGCGCTGGCACCAACACAAGGTGGAGCGACGCAATGAGCTGGTAGACGGCACCCTCGAGGCCATCCGCCGACTCGGCAGCAACGTCAGCATGGACGAGATCGCAGCGGAAATCGGCGTCTCGAAGACCGTGCTCTACCGCTATTTCGTCGACAAGAACGATCTGACCACCGCCGTCATGATGCGGTTCGCGCAGACCACGCTGATTCCCAACATGGCCGCGGCGCTGACGTCCAACCTCGACGGCTTCGACCTGACCCGCGAGATCATCAAGGTCTACGTCGAGACGGTGGCCGCCGAACCCGAGCCCTATCAGTTCGTCATGACGAGCAACTCGGCCAGCAAGAGCAAGGCGGTCGCCGATTCCGAGCAGATCATCGCGCGCATGCTCGCGGTAATGCTGCGCCGTCGGATGGCCGACGTCGGGATGGACACCGGCGGCGCCGAGGCGTGGGCGTTCCACACCGTCGGCGGCGTGCAGCTGGCGACCCACTCGTGGATGTCGAACCCGCGGATGACCTCCGACGAGCTCATCGACTATCTGACGATGCTGTCGTGGAACGCGCTGTGCGGCATCGTCGAGGTCGGCGGTTCCCTGGAGAAATTCAACTCGCAGCCGCATCCTTCCCCGGTATTGCCGCCGTAG
- a CDS encoding 3-hydroxybutyryl-CoA dehydrogenase: MSNQVERVGVIGAGQMGAGIAEVSARAGVDVLIFETNDDLVAAGRNRITKSLERGVSAGKVTEREKDDALANLKFTTSMADLADRQLVVEAVIEDENIKAKIFAELDRVITDPDAVLASNTSSIPIMKLAAATQNPARVLGLHFFNPVPVLPLVELVPTLVTSDDAASRAEEFASSVLGKQVVRCADRSGFVVNALLVPYLLAAVRMVEGGFATIEDVDKAVVAGLSHPMGPLRLSDLVGLDTLKLIADKMFDEFKEPLYAAPPLLLRMVEAGQLGKKSGKGFYTY; encoded by the coding sequence GTGAGCAATCAAGTAGAACGTGTGGGTGTTATCGGCGCCGGGCAGATGGGCGCGGGCATCGCCGAGGTATCGGCCCGGGCCGGCGTCGACGTCCTGATCTTCGAGACCAATGACGACCTGGTGGCCGCCGGCCGCAACCGCATCACCAAGTCATTGGAGCGCGGCGTCAGCGCGGGCAAGGTGACCGAGCGGGAGAAAGACGACGCTCTGGCAAACCTCAAATTCACCACCAGCATGGCCGATCTCGCCGACCGGCAACTCGTCGTCGAGGCGGTGATCGAGGATGAGAACATCAAGGCCAAGATCTTCGCCGAGCTCGACCGGGTGATCACGGACCCCGACGCGGTGCTGGCGTCGAACACCTCGAGCATCCCGATCATGAAACTCGCAGCAGCTACCCAGAATCCCGCAAGGGTGCTGGGCCTGCACTTTTTCAACCCGGTGCCGGTGCTGCCCCTGGTCGAGCTCGTTCCCACGCTCGTCACCAGCGACGATGCCGCTTCGCGAGCCGAGGAATTCGCGAGTTCGGTGCTCGGGAAGCAGGTCGTGCGGTGCGCCGATCGGTCCGGTTTCGTGGTCAACGCGTTGCTGGTTCCGTACCTGCTGGCAGCGGTCCGGATGGTCGAGGGCGGGTTCGCCACGATCGAGGACGTCGACAAGGCTGTGGTTGCCGGGCTGTCCCATCCGATGGGACCACTGCGGCTCTCTGACCTGGTCGGCCTCGACACGTTAAAGCTGATCGCGGACAAGATGTTTGACGAGTTCAAAGAGCCGCTGTACGCCGCTCCGCCGCTGTTGCTACGCATGGTCGAGGCCGGGCAGCTCGGCAAGAAGTCCGGCAAAGGTTTCTACACCTACTGA
- a CDS encoding polyphosphate kinase 2 family protein, with product MTTSDKSDDDLPAQWSHEPHHHLEFRAGALVVDIDPDATPGFTGSKSDAPDLQAERNERFAGLQEMLYAGSRAGDTRSLLLVLQGMDTAGKGGIVKHVVGAGNPQGIRYASFGKPTDEELAHHYLWRVRRALPPAGHVGVFDRSHYEDVLIVRVHNLVPPDVWEARYDEINAFEKELVDSGTKIVKVAMFVSLDEQKQRLAERLERPDKFWKYNPGDIDERMLWPQYQEAYQAMLDRTSTDYAPWHIVPCNRKWYSRLAILELLIEALKEFDLSWPPADFDVEAEKRRLASA from the coding sequence GTGACCACCAGCGACAAGTCCGACGACGATCTACCGGCGCAGTGGAGCCACGAGCCACACCACCATCTGGAGTTCCGGGCCGGCGCCTTGGTCGTCGACATCGATCCCGATGCCACGCCGGGATTCACGGGCTCCAAGAGCGACGCCCCCGATCTTCAGGCCGAGCGCAATGAGCGGTTCGCGGGGCTGCAGGAGATGCTCTACGCGGGCAGCCGGGCCGGCGACACCCGCTCACTGCTTCTGGTGTTGCAGGGCATGGACACCGCAGGTAAGGGCGGAATCGTCAAACACGTTGTGGGAGCCGGTAATCCACAGGGCATCAGGTATGCCAGCTTCGGCAAGCCGACCGATGAGGAGCTGGCGCACCACTATCTGTGGCGGGTCCGCCGGGCGCTGCCGCCCGCCGGGCACGTCGGCGTCTTCGACCGGTCGCACTACGAGGATGTGCTGATCGTCCGCGTGCACAACCTGGTGCCGCCGGACGTCTGGGAAGCCCGCTACGACGAGATCAACGCGTTCGAGAAGGAACTCGTCGACTCCGGCACCAAGATCGTCAAGGTCGCGATGTTCGTCTCCCTCGACGAGCAGAAGCAGCGGCTGGCCGAACGCCTGGAGCGCCCCGACAAGTTCTGGAAGTACAACCCGGGCGACATCGACGAACGCATGCTGTGGCCGCAGTACCAAGAGGCGTACCAGGCAATGCTGGACCGGACGTCGACCGACTACGCACCGTGGCACATCGTGCCCTGCAACCGTAAGTGGTACAGCCGGCTGGCCATCCTCGAGCTGCTCATCGAGGCCCTCAAGGAATTCGACTTGTCCTGGCCCCCAGCTGATTTCGACGTCGAAGCGGAGAAGCGCAGGCTCGCGTCGGCGTGA
- a CDS encoding acyl-[acyl-carrier-protein] thioesterase: protein MTGSADKPTAGLGKVMMPVPDPHPDVFDREWPLRVGDIDRVGRLRFDAACRHIQDIGSDQLREMGFEETHPLWIVRRTMIDLIRPVEFQDMLRMRRWCSGTSNRWCEMRVRIDGRKGGLMESEAFWININRETQGPARISDDFLEGLRRTTDESRLRWKPYLKPGSREDALEVKEYPVRVSDIDLFDHMNNSVYWTVIEDYLYSHPELLAGPLRVAIEHDAAVALGEKLEILSHVYPAGSTDKFGPELSDRTVITLTYVVGDEAKAIAALFSL from the coding sequence ATGACGGGTTCCGCAGACAAGCCGACGGCTGGACTGGGCAAGGTCATGATGCCGGTACCGGATCCGCATCCCGACGTCTTCGACAGGGAGTGGCCGCTGCGGGTCGGCGACATCGACCGCGTGGGCCGGCTGCGGTTCGACGCCGCGTGCCGCCACATCCAGGACATCGGATCCGATCAGCTGCGGGAGATGGGCTTCGAGGAGACCCACCCTTTGTGGATCGTGCGGCGGACCATGATCGACCTGATCCGTCCCGTCGAGTTCCAGGACATGCTGCGGATGCGGCGCTGGTGTTCGGGGACGTCGAACCGGTGGTGTGAGATGCGCGTACGCATCGATGGCCGCAAGGGCGGCCTCATGGAATCCGAGGCGTTCTGGATCAACATCAACCGCGAGACCCAGGGGCCGGCCCGCATCTCCGACGACTTCCTCGAAGGTTTGCGACGGACCACGGACGAATCCCGGCTGCGGTGGAAGCCCTACCTGAAGCCGGGCAGCCGCGAGGACGCCCTCGAGGTCAAGGAGTATCCGGTCCGGGTGTCGGACATCGACCTCTTCGACCACATGAACAACTCGGTCTACTGGACCGTCATCGAGGACTACCTGTACTCGCACCCGGAGCTGCTGGCCGGACCGCTGCGGGTGGCCATCGAGCACGACGCGGCGGTGGCTCTCGGGGAGAAGCTGGAGATCCTCTCGCACGTGTACCCGGCGGGGTCGACGGACAAGTTCGGCCCGGAGCTGTCCGATCGGACTGTTATAACGCTCACATATGTGGTCGGTGACGAGGCCAAAGCCATCGCCGCACTGTTCTCCCTCTGA